The Paralichthys olivaceus isolate ysfri-2021 chromosome 9, ASM2471397v2, whole genome shotgun sequence genome contains a region encoding:
- the slbp gene encoding histone RNA hairpin-binding protein isoform X2, translating to MSAWTDGRRRDAHSSQHDERTTGPSRGSHCRKRGIDGNLRANREAEGSDRENSRHINSDNRHASFTTPESAGPVSRCGRDADWGSQVENDEMRRDVQRDIQRRKILGAEVTQRERKTSSGSSGSCDSREGENMETDEAVLLRRQKQINYGKNTLAYDRYIKEVPKHMRQPGVHPKTPNKFRKYSRRSWDQQIKLWKVKLHAWDPPTVDCQDKVLDNIEELGLDDIMDIELDFPNLSDSQNVSTSLTSHSHSLEGDDCLGTPVKIQKTETTEELDKV from the exons ATGTCTGCGTGGACGGATGGAAGACGACGGGATGCTCACAGCAGCCAACACGACGAAAG GACCACTGGCCCGTCTCGAGGGTCCCACTGCAGGAAGAGAGGGATCGATGGAAACCTGCGGGCCAACAGAGAGGCAGAAGGTAGTGACAGGGAAAACAGCCGGCACATAAACTCCGACAACAGACATGCCAG TTTCACCACCCCAGAGAGTGCGGGCCCGGTGTCTCGCTGTGGTAGAGATGCTGACTGGGGCAGCCAGGTGGAGAATGATGAGATGAGGAGGGATGTACAGAGAGACATACAGCG GAGGAAGATTCTGGGTGCAGAGGTcacccagagagagaggaagacctCCTCTGGCTCTTCTGGGAG ctgtgactccagagagggagaaaacatGGAGACAGATGAGGCTGTGTTGTTACGGCGGCAGAAACAGATCAACTATGGAAAGAACACATTGGCTTATGACCGATACATCAAGGAAGTTCCAAA ACACATGCGCCAGCCGGGTGTTCACCCAAAGACCCCCAATAAGTTCAGGAAGTACAGTCGTCGCTCGTGGGATCAGCAGATAAAACTTTGGAAGGTCAAATTGCACGCCTGGGACCCCCCAACAGTGGACTGCCAAGATAAAGTCCTCGATAACAT TGAGGAGTTGGGCCTTGATGACATCATGGACATTGAGCTGGACTTTCCAAACCTTTCAGACTCCCAGAATGTCTCAACCTCTCTCACCTCACACAGCCATTCACTGGAG GGTGACGACTGTTTGGGTACCCCAGTAAAAATCCAGAAGACAGAAACTACAGAGGAGCTTGACAAGGTGTAG
- the immt gene encoding MICOS complex subunit MIC60, with product MLRACLRGANATAWKNCGRTPLNNLQHCRHYTAGETSGAAKVVAAGLVTVGGGIGGTILYAKWDHKFRAAIENNVPYSDWLLGLALGPVSQDGGLPVKKQMEMAQAPSMMEKQVKTSKAKSEKRVKEDAVSPAPTQPAQSLEEASAEATHIISAISEVPSVPAPCDTEAPTVKEECKDCHHHQDTPETAVYPDTESPTASEPMKERPVEEVAAILAQQDKDEQEIVASVSASLEDSLASSAKATLQAIGAQEAALQTISQHTHKLKEAMEAEVPPQEKSAQWKDLEAALADRTCAMNDAGTALLKANEALDSLKSVIDKSKGLKVTAVRPLVLAAEENLHKMVVDLDKVVTKVQSAESEAKIVSQYSELVNEAKHQFQREVSSLTPEIQANWKGLTGKLSSDDLNALIAHAHRRIDQLNRELAEQRVREQIHIDAALVQQKLEDQKALEKAVNTTLQHVKEEARLEQEQKLSELREVMEAEMRTQLRRQAAAHTDHVQDVLKVQEQELRSEAEQVLSSKMLEQETCYRQLSQEQLDNFTLDMNTAYARLKGMDEAIDSHVVAEEEARKAHQLWLSVEALSYTLKTADAELPTVPLDGAAQVVRNSCHDNEFALALATALPEESLQRGVYSESALRARFNSLRSLARQVALIDESHNSLYHYFLSYLQAALLFEAKQEAPPAQLSSENLDSFKLLSYASYCLEHGDLELAAKLVNQLKGEARRVVEDWLTEARLTLETRQVISLLSAYANAVGLGTTQAP from the exons ATGCTGAGGGCTTGTCTGAGAGGAGCTAATGCTACAGCCTGG AAGAACTGTGGGAGAACCCCTCTAAACAATCTGCAACACTGCCGACATTACACAGCAGGAGAaaccag TGGTGCTGCTAAAGTGGTTGCCGCTGGCCTGGTGACAGTAGGTGGTGGCATTGGAGGTACGATACTTTACGCCAAATGGGACCACAAGTTCAGAGCCGCCATAGAGAACAATGTTCCATACTCCGACTGGCTGTTGGGTCTGGCTTTGGGACCTGTATCACAGGATGGTGGCCTCCCAGTCAAGAAACAG ATGGAGATGGCCCAGGCACCCTCTATGATGGAAAAACAGGTGAAGACATCCAAAGCCAAGTCAGAGAAAAGGGTGAAGGAGGATGCAGTGAGTCCTGCCCCAACACAGCCTGCACAGAGCTTAGAGG AGGCTTCAGCAGAGGCAACTCATATCATCTCCGCCATCAGTGAGGTCCCATCAGTCCCTGCTCCATGTGATACAGAGGCACCAACAGTAAAAG AGGAGTGCAAGGATTGCCATCACCATCAGGATACCCCAGAGACAGCAGTTTACCCTGACACAGAGTCACCTACAGCATCAGAACCAATGAAAGAGCGTCCAGTGGAAGAAGTGGCTGCTATACTGGCTCAACAAGACAAGGATGAGCAGGAAATTGTTGCAT CTGTATCAGCTAGTCTCGAAGACTCACTGGCTAGCTCAGCTAAAGCAACCCTGCAGGCCATTGGAGCTCAGGAGGCAGCGCTGCAGACCAtctcacagcacacacacaaactgaaggaGGCTATGGAAGCAGAG GTTCCACCTCAGGAGAAGTCAGCCCAGTGGAAGGATCTAGAAGCTGCTCTTGCTGATAGAACTTGTGCTATGAATGATGCTGGAACTGCTCTGTTGAAAGCCAA TGAAGCCTTGGACAGTCTCAAGTCAGTGATTGATAAGTCTAAAGGACTGAAGGTCACTGCTGTTCGCCCACTGGTTTTAGCAGCAGAGGAGAATCTCCATAAAATGGTGGTGGACTTGGATAAGGTGGTCACTAAG GTGCAGTCTGCTGAGTCAGAAGCCAAGATTGTCTCCCAGTACAGTGAACTGGTTAATGAAGCCAAACATCAGTTTCAGAGGGAAGTGAGCAGCCTTACTCCAGAGATCCAGGCCAACTGGAAGGGACTCA CTGGGAAACTGTCATCAGACGACTTGAATGCCCTCATTGCCCATGCACACCGTCGCATTGATCAGCTGAATCGGGAGCTGGCAGAAcagagagtcagagagcagATCCACATTGATGCAGCACTGGTGCAGCAGAAGCTGGAGGACCAGAAAGCCCTGGAGAAAGCCGTCAACACCACCCTGCAGCATGTCAAGGAGGAGGCCCGgctggagcaggagcagaag ctgtCTGAGTTAAGGGAAGTGATGGAGGCAGAGATGAGGACACAGCTCCGGAGACAGGCAGCTGCTCACACAGACCATGTCCAAGATGTCCTCAAAGTCCAGGAGCAGGAACTGAGATCTGAAGCTGAGCAG GTCCTCAGCAGTAAGATGCTGGAACAGGAGACCTGTTACCGTCAGCTGAGCCAGGAACAGCTTGATAACTTCACTTTGGATATGAACACTGCCTATGCAAGACTGAAGGGCATGGATGAGGCCATAGACA GTCATGTGGTAGCAGAGGAGGAGGCCCGTAAAGCTCACCAGCTCTGGCTCTCTGTGGAGGCACTCAGCTACACTCTGAAGACTGCTGATGCTGAATTGCCAACTGTTCCTCTTGACGGTGCCGCGCAGGTCGTGCGAAACAGCTGCCACGACAATGAGTTTGCCTTGGCATTGGCAACGGCTCTTCCAGAAGAATCCCTTCAGCGAGGCGTGTACAGCGAGTCTGCCCTCCGCGCACGCTTCAACTCTTTGCGATCACTGGCCCGCCAGGTCGCCCTCATCGACGAATCTCATAACTCCTTGTACCACTATTTCTTGTCCTACCTTCAAGCTGCTCTCTTGTTTGAGGCTAAACAGGAAGCCCCGCCCGCCCAGCTGAGTAGTGAGAATTTAGATTCTTTCAAGCTTCTGTCATATGCAAGTTACTGCTTAGAGCATGGGGATCTTGAGTTAGCAGCTAAACTGGTAAACCAGTTGAAAGGTGAGGCTAGGAGAGTGGTGGAGGATTGGCTGACTGAAGCCAGACTCACACTAGAAACCAGGCAGGTAATCAGTTTGCTCTCTGCCTATGCAAATGCTGTGGGGTTAGGAACCACCCAGGCTCCATAG
- the slbp gene encoding histone RNA hairpin-binding protein isoform X1 yields the protein MSAWTDGRRRDAHSSQHDERTTGPSRGSHCRKRGIDGNLRANREAEGSDRENSRHINSDNRHASFTTPESAGPVSRCGRDADWGSQVENDEMRRDVQRDIQRYRRKILGAEVTQRERKTSSGSSGSCDSREGENMETDEAVLLRRQKQINYGKNTLAYDRYIKEVPKHMRQPGVHPKTPNKFRKYSRRSWDQQIKLWKVKLHAWDPPTVDCQDKVLDNIEELGLDDIMDIELDFPNLSDSQNVSTSLTSHSHSLEGDDCLGTPVKIQKTETTEELDKV from the exons ATGTCTGCGTGGACGGATGGAAGACGACGGGATGCTCACAGCAGCCAACACGACGAAAG GACCACTGGCCCGTCTCGAGGGTCCCACTGCAGGAAGAGAGGGATCGATGGAAACCTGCGGGCCAACAGAGAGGCAGAAGGTAGTGACAGGGAAAACAGCCGGCACATAAACTCCGACAACAGACATGCCAG TTTCACCACCCCAGAGAGTGCGGGCCCGGTGTCTCGCTGTGGTAGAGATGCTGACTGGGGCAGCCAGGTGGAGAATGATGAGATGAGGAGGGATGTACAGAGAGACATACAGCG TTACAGGAGGAAGATTCTGGGTGCAGAGGTcacccagagagagaggaagacctCCTCTGGCTCTTCTGGGAG ctgtgactccagagagggagaaaacatGGAGACAGATGAGGCTGTGTTGTTACGGCGGCAGAAACAGATCAACTATGGAAAGAACACATTGGCTTATGACCGATACATCAAGGAAGTTCCAAA ACACATGCGCCAGCCGGGTGTTCACCCAAAGACCCCCAATAAGTTCAGGAAGTACAGTCGTCGCTCGTGGGATCAGCAGATAAAACTTTGGAAGGTCAAATTGCACGCCTGGGACCCCCCAACAGTGGACTGCCAAGATAAAGTCCTCGATAACAT TGAGGAGTTGGGCCTTGATGACATCATGGACATTGAGCTGGACTTTCCAAACCTTTCAGACTCCCAGAATGTCTCAACCTCTCTCACCTCACACAGCCATTCACTGGAG GGTGACGACTGTTTGGGTACCCCAGTAAAAATCCAGAAGACAGAAACTACAGAGGAGCTTGACAAGGTGTAG